The Verrucomicrobiia bacterium genome window below encodes:
- a CDS encoding sulfatase produces MKMIRKLFSLLAICVTVTGGTRHTAAAEIKRPNILWLIGEDFSPHLGCYGTKEVHTPNLDKLAQGGMRFTRAFTTAPVCSASRSGFITGMYQTTIGAHNHRSHRDDGYLLPDGVKVITDWMRGAGYFTANIRELPAEMGFKGTGKTDWNFTYSGKPFDSASWNDLKGKQPFYAQINFSETHRVGGAKGNGPWNSPNHADPAKVELPPVYPDVQKLREDWAGYLDAATALDVKVGKILAQLEKDGLAENTMVVFMGDHGQAHVRGKQFCYDDGLRIPLIIRWPKGLPAPKNYQAGKVSDQLISALDLTATSLSLAGVSKPAKMQGQVFFGDKSEPAREYVFGARDRCDETTFRFRTVRDARYRYIKNFMPERPFLQPNEYKEKQYPAWTLIPELGKQGKLTEWQKNFYLSPTMPPEELYDMETDPWSMNNLVTSTKPEHQAALKRLQGVLTQWITESDDQGRFPEPPEVAAAEGRTKPVDAKAGKKK; encoded by the coding sequence ATGAAAATGATCCGAAAACTTTTCTCTCTCCTTGCGATTTGTGTGACCGTGACCGGCGGGACACGGCACACAGCAGCGGCAGAGATCAAGCGGCCCAACATCCTGTGGTTGATCGGCGAAGATTTCAGCCCGCATCTCGGCTGTTATGGCACCAAAGAAGTTCACACGCCCAATCTCGACAAGCTGGCCCAGGGCGGCATGCGTTTCACCCGCGCGTTCACAACGGCACCGGTTTGTTCCGCCAGCCGCTCGGGGTTCATCACGGGGATGTATCAGACGACGATTGGCGCACATAATCACCGCTCGCATCGGGATGACGGCTACCTGCTGCCCGATGGCGTGAAAGTGATCACCGACTGGATGCGGGGAGCGGGCTATTTCACCGCCAACATCCGCGAACTGCCGGCGGAAATGGGATTCAAAGGAACCGGCAAGACAGATTGGAACTTCACTTACAGCGGCAAGCCCTTTGATTCCGCCAGTTGGAACGATCTGAAAGGCAAGCAACCTTTCTACGCCCAAATCAATTTTTCAGAAACGCATCGTGTGGGTGGCGCGAAAGGGAATGGCCCGTGGAATTCGCCGAATCATGCAGACCCGGCAAAGGTGGAACTGCCACCAGTATATCCCGATGTGCAGAAGCTGCGGGAGGATTGGGCGGGTTACCTGGATGCCGCGACGGCGCTGGATGTGAAAGTGGGCAAGATTCTCGCCCAACTGGAAAAGGACGGGCTCGCGGAGAACACAATGGTGGTCTTCATGGGAGATCACGGTCAGGCCCATGTGCGCGGCAAACAGTTCTGCTACGATGACGGGTTGCGCATTCCATTGATCATCCGTTGGCCGAAAGGATTGCCCGCACCGAAGAATTATCAGGCGGGCAAAGTCTCGGATCAACTGATCTCGGCACTGGACCTTACAGCCACGAGTCTCTCGCTCGCCGGTGTGAGCAAACCAGCCAAGATGCAGGGGCAAGTATTCTTCGGTGATAAATCGGAACCAGCGCGCGAATATGTCTTCGGCGCACGAGATCGTTGTGATGAGACGACCTTCCGCTTTCGCACGGTGCGTGATGCGCGGTATCGCTACATCAAGAACTTCATGCCAGAACGGCCTTTCCTCCAGCCGAACGAATACAAAGAGAAGCAATACCCGGCATGGACGCTCATCCCTGAACTGGGCAAGCAGGGCAAGCTAACGGAGTGGCAGAAGAACTTCTACCTTTCGCCCACCATGCCGCCCGAGGAGCTTTACGACATGGAGACGGATCCATGGTCCATGAACAACTTGGTGACGTCCACGAAGCCGGAGCATCAGGCGGCATTGAAACGCCTGCAGGGTGTGTTGACCCAATGGATCACGGAATCCGATGACCAAGGCCGTTTCCCGGAACCGCCGGAAGTGGCGGCTGCGGAGGGCCGGACGAAGCCGGTGGACGCCAAAGCGGGGAAGAAGAAATGA
- a CDS encoding DegT/DnrJ/EryC1/StrS family aminotransferase produces the protein MTVDRVPYLDLSAQLRPIRAEVDAALARALDNNTFCLGPDVVAFEKEFAEFCGVKHCIAMNSGTSALHIALMLLNVGPGDEVITTPYTFAATSWAISYVGAKPVYVDIDPVTFNLDPALVEKAITPRTKAILPVHLYGHPFDIEALEAISKKHNLPIVEDAAQAVAATFKGKRVGGFGASACFSFYPAKNLGAIGEAGALVTNDDAAAVRAKALREHGSKVRYHHDEVGFNYRMEGIQGAVLRVKLKHIDAWTKRRQAIAHRYQELLKGTALTLPVENAGNDSAWHLFTVRHPRRDELKAFLEMNGVGSAVHYPLPLHLQECYKSLGYKMGDFPVSEAAAKTCLSLPVFPELTDAQVDRVAQVVKEFLAK, from the coding sequence ATGACTGTTGATCGCGTTCCTTATTTGGATCTTTCGGCCCAATTGCGTCCCATCCGGGCCGAAGTCGATGCCGCCTTGGCCCGTGCCTTGGATAACAACACGTTTTGCCTCGGGCCGGACGTGGTGGCATTTGAGAAGGAGTTCGCGGAGTTCTGCGGCGTGAAGCATTGCATCGCCATGAACAGCGGCACGTCTGCGCTGCACATCGCGCTGATGTTGCTCAATGTCGGCCCCGGCGATGAAGTCATCACCACGCCGTATACCTTTGCCGCGACAAGTTGGGCAATTTCCTATGTCGGTGCGAAGCCGGTGTATGTGGACATTGACCCGGTGACGTTCAATCTGGACCCGGCACTCGTGGAGAAAGCCATCACACCGCGCACGAAGGCGATCTTGCCGGTGCATCTCTACGGGCATCCGTTCGATATCGAAGCGCTTGAGGCCATCAGCAAGAAGCACAACCTGCCGATCGTGGAAGACGCGGCACAAGCGGTGGCGGCGACCTTCAAGGGTAAACGCGTGGGTGGGTTCGGTGCATCCGCCTGTTTCAGTTTCTATCCCGCGAAGAACCTCGGTGCCATCGGTGAAGCCGGTGCGCTGGTGACGAATGATGATGCGGCAGCCGTCCGCGCGAAGGCGTTACGTGAACACGGCTCCAAGGTGCGCTATCACCATGACGAAGTGGGCTTCAACTACCGCATGGAGGGCATTCAAGGCGCGGTGCTGCGCGTGAAGCTCAAGCACATTGATGCGTGGACGAAGCGCCGCCAGGCGATCGCGCATCGCTATCAGGAATTGTTGAAGGGCACAGCGTTGACCTTGCCGGTGGAGAATGCTGGTAATGACAGCGCGTGGCATCTCTTCACCGTGCGTCATCCGCGCCGGGATGAGTTGAAAGCATTTTTGGAGATGAACGGTGTCGGTAGCGCCGTCCATTACCCGCTGCCTCTGCACTTGCAGGAGTGCTACAAATCACTCGGCTATAAGATGGGTGATTTCCCGGTGTCCGAAGCCGCGGCGAAGACGTGCCTTAGTCTGCCGGTATTCCCGGAACTGACGGATGCGCAGGTGGATCGCGTGGCGCAGGTGGTGAAGGAGTTTTTGGCGAAGTAA
- the proC gene encoding pyrroline-5-carboxylate reductase translates to MSAQLTIGFLGAGKMATALAKGFVQAKLTTPEQLIASDVYEAARLAFAKDSGARSAASNAEVAKAANVLIVAVKPDQVADVLGEIAPVLTPNHIVISIAAGVPLAKLEKPLPPGSRVIRVMPNTPALVGASASAFALGSGANADDAKLAQQLFATVGLALQVKESLLDAVTGLSGSGPAYGYLMIEALSDGGVAAGLPRDVATRLAAQTLLGAARMVLETGMHPGALKDMVTSPGGTTIEGIHELEKAGVRSGLMNAVRAASDKSRKLGQG, encoded by the coding sequence ATGTCGGCACAACTCACGATCGGTTTTCTCGGCGCAGGCAAGATGGCCACGGCGCTGGCTAAGGGCTTTGTCCAGGCGAAATTGACCACGCCGGAACAACTCATCGCCAGTGATGTGTATGAAGCCGCCCGCCTCGCCTTCGCCAAAGATAGCGGCGCGCGCAGTGCCGCCTCCAATGCCGAAGTGGCGAAGGCCGCCAATGTCCTGATCGTGGCGGTGAAGCCGGATCAAGTCGCTGATGTCCTCGGCGAAATCGCGCCAGTGCTGACGCCGAATCACATCGTTATCTCCATCGCTGCCGGTGTGCCGCTGGCGAAACTGGAGAAGCCTTTGCCTCCCGGCAGCCGTGTCATTCGCGTGATGCCGAACACGCCCGCACTTGTCGGAGCATCCGCTTCCGCTTTCGCATTGGGTTCGGGCGCAAATGCCGATGACGCGAAGCTGGCGCAACAACTCTTTGCCACCGTCGGTCTCGCCTTGCAGGTAAAGGAATCGTTGCTGGATGCCGTCACCGGCCTGAGCGGCAGTGGTCCGGCGTATGGTTACCTGATGATCGAAGCCTTGAGCGATGGCGGGGTGGCGGCCGGTTTGCCGCGCGATGTCGCGACGCGACTTGCGGCGCAAACGTTGCTCGGTGCTGCGCGTATGGTGCTGGAGACAGGGATGCATCCCGGTGCCTTGAAAGACATGGTGACCAGCCCCGGCGGCACGACCATTGAAGGCATCCATGAGCTGGAGAAAGCGGGCGTGCGTTCTGGTTTGATGAATGCCGTGCGCGCTGCATCTGACAAATCCCGCAAGCTTGGCCAAGGCTGA
- a CDS encoding DUF1080 domain-containing protein, which translates to MKSRIPLIVSLMVLPLGLLHAAEEGWTSLFNGKDLTGWKSNLLPDSFKVVDGAIRAQSTKDRVHLFYVGEEKDGKAVAFKNFELKATVRGEPNANSGIFFHTDTSVRDVKNHLAKGYEVQLNSSEKEKRKTGSLYAIVDLDKSPVDENKWFDVYIRVEGKRILVKINDKVTVDYTEPEKPERPPERKARLLDPLGGAIALQAHDPGSVFYFKDINVRKLP; encoded by the coding sequence ATGAAATCACGAATCCCACTGATAGTCAGCTTGATGGTTCTGCCGCTGGGATTGTTACACGCGGCAGAAGAAGGATGGACATCGCTCTTCAACGGCAAAGACCTCACCGGCTGGAAATCCAACCTCCTCCCGGATTCTTTCAAGGTCGTTGATGGTGCCATCCGCGCCCAATCCACTAAGGATCGCGTGCACCTCTTCTATGTCGGTGAAGAGAAAGACGGGAAAGCAGTTGCGTTCAAAAACTTCGAGCTCAAAGCCACCGTGCGCGGCGAACCGAACGCGAACTCCGGCATCTTCTTCCACACGGACACTTCCGTGCGCGATGTGAAGAACCATCTGGCCAAGGGCTACGAAGTGCAGTTGAACAGCAGCGAGAAGGAGAAGCGCAAGACGGGCAGCCTCTATGCCATCGTGGACCTCGATAAATCACCGGTCGATGAAAACAAGTGGTTCGATGTCTACATCCGCGTGGAAGGCAAGCGCATCCTCGTGAAGATCAATGACAAGGTGACTGTGGATTATACGGAGCCGGAAAAACCCGAACGTCCGCCCGAGCGCAAAGCGCGATTGCTTGATCCCCTGGGCGGGGCGATTGCGTTGCAAGCGCACGATCCAGGAAGCGTGTTTTACTTCAAAGATATCAACGTGCGTAAGCTGCCGTGA